Genomic window (Fusobacterium perfoetens):
TGGAAAAAATAGGAGAACCTTGTATAGAAAGTGAAATAGTTGAAAGCCTTGAGCATGGAAGAGATGTTGCAAAAGAAATAGGATATCCTGTTGTTGTAAGACCTGCTTACACAATGGGAGGAACAGGGGGAGGAATTGCAAACAACCCTAAAGAACTTGAAGAAATTCTTTTAAAAGGACTTGCACTTTCAAGAGTTGGACAAGTTCTTATAGAAAAATCAATCCTTGGATGGAAAGAAATAGAATACGAAGTAATGAGAGATAAAAACGGAAACTGTATTACAATATGTAATATGGAAAATGTTGACCCTGTAGGAATTCATACAGGAGACTCAATAGTTGTTGCTCCAACTCAAACACTTACTCATAAAGAAGCAGTGATGCTTAAAAAATCAGCTTTAAAAATTCTTGATGAAGTAGGGGTTGTAGGAGGATGCAATGTTCAGTTTGCTCTTCATCCAAAATCAATGAAATATGCAATTATAGAAATTAACCCAAGAGTTTCTCGTTCATCAGCTCTTGCATCAAAAGCAACAGGATACCCTATTGCAAGAGTATCAACTAAGCTTGCTTTAGGATACAATCTTGATGAAATAGTAAATGAAGTTACAGGAGAATCATATGCTTGTACAGAACCTACAATAGACTATATAGTTGCAAAAATTCCTAAATGGCCTTTTGATAAATTCAGAAATGCCAATAAAGTTCTTGGAACAAAAATGATGGCAACTGGAGAAGTTATGTCAATAGGTGACAACTTTGAAGCAGCATTCTTAAAAGGACTTAAATCACTTGAAATAGGAAGATTTAACCTAGAGCATCCAGCAGTTAAAAAACTTACAATGGAAGAACTTAAAAAAGCAGTTGTAAGACCTGACGACGAAAGAATTTTCGTGGTTGCTGAAATGCTTAGAAGAGGATATATAAAAGAAAAATTACAAAAAATTACAGGTATAGATAAATTCTTCATGGAGAAAATTGAATGGCTTGTAAAACAGGAAGAAATTTTAAAGAAAACTAAATTTAAAGATTTAGATGTTCAATATTTAAGAAAATTAAAGAAAAAAGGATTCTCTGATAAAGGAATTGCTGAACTTATGGGAGTAAGTGAAGAAGATATAAGAAGCAAAAGACTTGAGCATGGAATAATCCCTGCATATAAGAGAGTTGATACTTGTGCTGCAGAATTTAAAGCACAAACTTCTTACTTATACTCAACATATGATGAGCATGATGAAGTTGAAGTTGAAAACAGAAGAAAGATAATAGTTATAGGTTCAGGACCTATAAGAATTGGACAAGGAATAGAATTTGACTACTGTACAGTTCATTCAATAAAAACTTTAAAGAAAATGGGAATTGAAAGTATAATTATAAATAATAACCCTGAAACAGTATCAACTGACTATAATACAGCGGATAGATTATACTTTGAACCTTTAATTTTAGAAGATGTTCTTAACATTATAGAAAAAGAAAAACCAGAAGGAGTAATTCTTCAGTTTGGAGGACAAACAGCAATAAAACTTGCAAATGCTCTTGCTGAAAGAGGAATAAAAATTCTTGGTACATCAGCTGAAAAAATAGATGAAGCTGAAGACAGAGAAAAATTTGAAGAAATGATGGAAGAACTTGATATAAAAAGACCAAGAGGAAGAGCAGTATGGGATATTAATCATGGTATAGAAATTGCAAATGAAATAAAATACCCTGTTCTTGTAAGACCTTCTTATGTTCTTGGAGGACAAGGAATGGAAATTTGCCATGATGAATATAACCTTGTAAAATATCTTGAATCATCATTTGACAGAGATCCTGAAAACCCAGTTCTTATAGATAAATATCTTAACGGAATTGAACTTGAAGTAGATGCAATTTGCGATGGTGAAGATGTTCTTATACCTGGTATCATGGAACACCTTGAAAGAGCAGGAGTTCACTCTGGAGACTCAATAACAGTATATCCACAACAAAATTTATATGAAGGAACAGAAGAAAAAGTTCTTGAAATAACAGCAAAAATTTCTAAGGCTCTTGGAACAAAAGGTATGATGAACATTCAGTTTATAGCTTATGAAAATGAGCTTTATGTAATTGAAGTAAACCCAAGATCATCAAGAACAGTACCATATATTTCTAAAATCTCAGGACTTCCTGTTATAGAAATAGCTACAAGAATAATTTTAGGGGAAACTTTACATGAAATAGGTTATGGAACAGGAATTTATAAAAAACCAAATGTTGTTGCAGTAAAAGTACCTGTATTCTCAACAGAAAAATTATCAAATGTTGAAGTATCTCTTGGACCTGAAATGAGATCAACAGGAGAAGTTTTAGGAATAGGAAATACAGTGGATGAAGCAATATATAAAGGACTTCTTGCAGCAAAAAGAGTTCATAAAGTTTCAGGAAGAAAAATACTTCTTACTATAAGAGATAAAGATAAAGAAGAGTTCTTACCAGTTGCTAAAGAACTTATAGATTTAGGATGTACTTTATATGCAACAGCAGGAACACAAAAATATCTTGAAGGACATGGTGTTAAAGCTGAAGTTGTAAGAAGAGTAGGAGAAGCAGAACCAAATATTCTTACAATGCTTATGAACAGACAGGTTGACCTTCTTATAAATACTCCTACAAAAGCAAATGATGCTCAAAGAGATGGATTTAAAATGAGAAGAACAGCTATAGAATATGGTGTAGAAGTTCTTACTTCAATAGATACTTTAAATGCAGTTATAAGAATGGAGAAAAAACATCTTAAAGAAGGAGAACTTGAAATATTTGATATTTCAAAATTATAATAAATAAAAAGTAATCAAGAGGCTTCGGAGGAATTCGGAGCTTCTTTTTTTTATGAAATTAAAGAAAAAAGTTAATAAGACAAGTTGGTATTTATAAGGGGAAATCTCTAAAAATCTGCATAAAACATATTGAATAAAAATGAAAAAGAAAACGGAATATAGATAAATAGAGATTTATATTTTAATACTTCTGTGATATAATTTTTACTAGAATTAAAAATATTATTTAGAGGAGGGGATTTATGAAAATCAATAGGATACATCATGTTGCTATAATTTGTTCAGATTATAAAAAATCAAAAGAATTTTATATTGAAAAGCTTGGTTTTGAAATTGAAAATGAAGTTTACAGAGAAGAGAGAGATTCTTATAAACTTGATTTAAAAGTTGCAGGAATCTATCAAATAGAACTTTTTTCTTTTCCGAATCCTCCAGAAAGAGTTAATGCTCCAGAAGCAAGAGGATTAAGGCATTTAGCTTTTGAAGTTAACAATTTGGAAGAAACAGTAACTGAACTTAATAAAAAAGGAATTGAAACAGAACCTGTAAGAATAGATGAAATTACAGGAAAGAAATTTACATTTTTTAAAGATCCTGACAATCTTCCTCTAGAAGTGTATGAAAAATAGTTTAGGGAGGAAATGAAAGAATGCTGGGAAAAATTTTTAAGACATTTTTCACATTAGGTTTTTTCTCTTTTGGTGGAGGATATTCAATGATACCTCTTATAGAAAGAGAAATCGTTGAAAAATATAAGATTATGGATAAAAATAAATTTGCAGATATAGTTTCTATTGCAGGAGGACTTCCTGGGGCAATAGGACTTAATATAGCGATATTTATTGGAAAAACAACATGTGGTTTAAAAGGTGCTATAGTTGGTGCTGCAGCAAGTGTTATTCCATGTCTTATTATAATATCAAGTATAATGGTTTTATTTTCAAATATAAGTGATAATCCTTATGTTATAAAAGGGCTTACAGGTGTAAGTGGGGTAGTTGTGGCATTTATTTTATATGCTACATATAAAATTGCATTGACAGCTTTTAAAAATTCTTGGTATGGAATAATAACTGTTATCACATTTTTTGTATCTTTGTTTTATAGTAATATTCCATTACCACTTATTATAATAATTTCTATGTTTGTAGGTATGGGAATAAATTGGGGAGTTGAAGTTTATAAAAAGATGAGAGGTGATAAATAATGCTTTACAGTCTTTTTATAATTTTCTTTAAATTAGGATTTTTCTCTTTTGGTGGAGGATATACTATGATTCCTCTTATTGAGCAGCAGCTTAATAATTATGGAATAGTTTTGACACCAGAAGTTCTTTCAAGTGTTGTAGCAATAGCTGGAGTATGTCCTGGGCCTGTGGGAATAAATCTTGCTATAGGTTTTGGGTATTCTCTTGGTGGCCCTTTAGGTGTTGCAGCAGCAGCTCTTGGTGTAACTCTTCCAAGTATAATAGTAGTAGTTGCAGTGTGTGCTGTTTTTGAAAAAATATATCATTCAAAGAATTTTAAAGCAGCTCTTTCAGGACTTAAACCAGCTGTTGTAGGTATAACATTTTATGCAGCAATTAAATTTGGTATAAAAAATGGAATAATTTTTTCAAAAGCACAAAATGCTGTTGAAAGTACAATGAATATAAACTTTATGGATATGGTTTTTAATATCCCTAGTGTAATAATAATAGCTGTTTCTTTTTTAATCCTTATGAAAACAAAAGTGCACCCTATAATTTTAGTAGTAGCAGGGGCAATACTTGGAGTTTTGATATTCTAAAACAGGAAAGCAGGCACAAGATATGGAAAAAATAGAAAAAATGTTGTATAATTAAACCACTGAAAGATTTTCATAGATTATACTAAGGAGGTATTAAAATGTACAACGAACAAGGTTATATAGATATTACAGCAAGCAACAAACTATTGAGAACATCATTTACTTACATGATACTGGGGCTTATTGTAACCTTTCTAATTCCTGTATACATTATGTTTTCACCAAATGGAGTGATGCTTGCACATTATATAGCTAGATTTTACACACCAATTATAGTTTTGGAGTTTGTTACTGTGTTTTTATTTTCTTTTAGAATTTATAAAACATCTTTAACTTCTGCAAAACTTATGTTTTTCTTTTATTCATTCCTTAATGGATTAGTTTTTTCTCTTATAGGAATGATGTTTATCGGAAATTTAATGATTATAGCTTATGCACTTCTTACTACAATTATAATGTTTGCGGTAATTGCAGTATATGGATATACTACTAAAGAAGATTTAAGCAATTATGGAGGATTTTTAAAAACAGGTCTTATTTCTCTTATTATAATGAGCTTAATCAATATGTTTATAGGTGCTCCAATGCTTTATTGGGCTGTAACAATTCTTGGTGTTGTT
Coding sequences:
- the carB gene encoding carbamoyl-phosphate synthase large subunit; protein product: MLDKSIKKVLVIGSGPIIIGQAAEFDYSGTQACETLKSEGIEVVLINSNPATIMTDKTVADRIYVEPITAEFVEKVIAKERPDSLLAGMGGQTALNLAVELTEKGILEKYGVKVIGTSVESIKKGEDREIFRETMEKIGEPCIESEIVESLEHGRDVAKEIGYPVVVRPAYTMGGTGGGIANNPKELEEILLKGLALSRVGQVLIEKSILGWKEIEYEVMRDKNGNCITICNMENVDPVGIHTGDSIVVAPTQTLTHKEAVMLKKSALKILDEVGVVGGCNVQFALHPKSMKYAIIEINPRVSRSSALASKATGYPIARVSTKLALGYNLDEIVNEVTGESYACTEPTIDYIVAKIPKWPFDKFRNANKVLGTKMMATGEVMSIGDNFEAAFLKGLKSLEIGRFNLEHPAVKKLTMEELKKAVVRPDDERIFVVAEMLRRGYIKEKLQKITGIDKFFMEKIEWLVKQEEILKKTKFKDLDVQYLRKLKKKGFSDKGIAELMGVSEEDIRSKRLEHGIIPAYKRVDTCAAEFKAQTSYLYSTYDEHDEVEVENRRKIIVIGSGPIRIGQGIEFDYCTVHSIKTLKKMGIESIIINNNPETVSTDYNTADRLYFEPLILEDVLNIIEKEKPEGVILQFGGQTAIKLANALAERGIKILGTSAEKIDEAEDREKFEEMMEELDIKRPRGRAVWDINHGIEIANEIKYPVLVRPSYVLGGQGMEICHDEYNLVKYLESSFDRDPENPVLIDKYLNGIELEVDAICDGEDVLIPGIMEHLERAGVHSGDSITVYPQQNLYEGTEEKVLEITAKISKALGTKGMMNIQFIAYENELYVIEVNPRSSRTVPYISKISGLPVIEIATRIILGETLHEIGYGTGIYKKPNVVAVKVPVFSTEKLSNVEVSLGPEMRSTGEVLGIGNTVDEAIYKGLLAAKRVHKVSGRKILLTIRDKDKEEFLPVAKELIDLGCTLYATAGTQKYLEGHGVKAEVVRRVGEAEPNILTMLMNRQVDLLINTPTKANDAQRDGFKMRRTAIEYGVEVLTSIDTLNAVIRMEKKHLKEGELEIFDISKL
- a CDS encoding VOC family protein, giving the protein MKINRIHHVAIICSDYKKSKEFYIEKLGFEIENEVYREERDSYKLDLKVAGIYQIELFSFPNPPERVNAPEARGLRHLAFEVNNLEETVTELNKKGIETEPVRIDEITGKKFTFFKDPDNLPLEVYEK
- a CDS encoding chromate transporter, which produces MLGKIFKTFFTLGFFSFGGGYSMIPLIEREIVEKYKIMDKNKFADIVSIAGGLPGAIGLNIAIFIGKTTCGLKGAIVGAAASVIPCLIIISSIMVLFSNISDNPYVIKGLTGVSGVVVAFILYATYKIALTAFKNSWYGIITVITFFVSLFYSNIPLPLIIIISMFVGMGINWGVEVYKKMRGDK
- a CDS encoding chromate transporter, whose product is MLYSLFIIFFKLGFFSFGGGYTMIPLIEQQLNNYGIVLTPEVLSSVVAIAGVCPGPVGINLAIGFGYSLGGPLGVAAAALGVTLPSIIVVVAVCAVFEKIYHSKNFKAALSGLKPAVVGITFYAAIKFGIKNGIIFSKAQNAVESTMNINFMDMVFNIPSVIIIAVSFLILMKTKVHPIILVVAGAILGVLIF
- a CDS encoding Bax inhibitor-1/YccA family protein, which codes for MYNEQGYIDITASNKLLRTSFTYMILGLIVTFLIPVYIMFSPNGVMLAHYIARFYTPIIVLEFVTVFLFSFRIYKTSLTSAKLMFFFYSFLNGLVFSLIGMMFIGNLMIIAYALLTTIIMFAVIAVYGYTTKEDLSNYGGFLKTGLISLIIMSLINMFIGAPMLYWAVTILGVVIFSALIAYDVNRIKNMAYELAEGDDELIGKLGIIGALNLYLDFINLFLYILRIFSKKK